A section of the Pogoniulus pusillus isolate bPogPus1 chromosome 3, bPogPus1.pri, whole genome shotgun sequence genome encodes:
- the C3H11orf54 gene encoding ester hydrolase C11orf54 homolog — MAKVERFAFHVPSLEELAGVLQKGLKENFADTQVSVVDCPDLTQEPFNFPAKGICGKPRIADVGGVPYLIPVVQKEKVYDLNAVAKDIELPGAFILGAGAASSRILGVNAELIPIVQTKSEKKPAVNGSYVAQINPADKGCLLEKYSSKYSDCEFGLLANLYASEGQPGKVIEVKANGRTGELNFVSCLRQILEKHYGEKPVGMGGTFVIKKGKAKIHVMPPEFSACPLNTDEDVNNWLKFFEMKAPLICQPVIVSRDPGFDLRVEHTHCFSHHGEGGHYHQDASPDSVQYLGYFLPAELLFRIDRPLETHLVGRD; from the exons ATGGCCAAAGTCGAAAGGTTTGCTTTTCATGTGCCAAGTCTGGAGGAGCTTGCTGGTG TTTTGCAGAAAGGGCTTAAGGAAAACTTTGCTGATACTCAAGTCTCTGTTGTAGACTGTCCTGATCTAACTCAGGAACCCTTCAACTTTCCTGCTAAAG GGATTTGTGGAAAGCCTAGAATTGCAGATGTGGGAGGTGTTCCATACCTCATACCTGTtgtacagaaagaaaaa GTTTATGATCTAAATGCAGTTGCAAAAGACATAGAACTGCCTGGAGCTTTCATTCTTGGAGCTGGGGCAGCTTCATCTAGGATTCTTGGAGTAAATGCTGAG CTTATCCCTATTGTTCAAACTAAGAGTGAAAAAAAGCCTGCTGTAAATGGGAGCTATGTTGCTCAGATAAATCCTGCAGATAAAGGGTGCCTGCTTGAGAAGTACAGCAGTAAATATTCTGACTGTGAGTTTGGGCTGCTGGCCAACCTTTATGCCAGTGAGGGCCAACCTGGAAAG GTCATTGAAGTGAAAGCCAACGGAAGAACTGGGGAACTTAACTTTGTGTCTTGCCTGAGGCAAATTTTAGAGAAACACTATGGAGAAAAGCCAGTTGGGATGGGTGGTACATTTGTCATTAAGAAGGGGAAAGCAAAGATTCACGTTATG CCTCCAGAATTTTCTGCCTGCCCACTGAACACCGATGAGGATGTGAATAACTGGCTCAAATTCTTTGAAATGAAGGCTCCACTGATTTGTCAACCAGTAATTGTTTCCAGAGATCCA GGCTTTGATCTGCGTGTGGAGCACACCCATTGCTTCAGCCACCACGGGGAAGGAGGTCACTACCATCAGGACGCTAGCCCTGACAGCGTGCAGTACCTGGGGTACTTCCTGCCTGCTGAGTTGCTGTTCCGCATCGACAGGCCCCTGGAGACACACCTTGTcgggagagactga